In Carya illinoinensis cultivar Pawnee chromosome 7, C.illinoinensisPawnee_v1, whole genome shotgun sequence, the following are encoded in one genomic region:
- the LOC122314988 gene encoding E3 ubiquitin-protein ligase UPL2-like: MTTIRPSLPSRLRQLLSGEGSLVPSVKLDSETPPKIKSFIDKVIQCPLQDIAIPLSGFRWEYNKGNFHHWRPLFLHFDTYFKTYLSSRNDLLLSDKLLEDDSLLPKQAVLQILRVMQTILENCHNKGSFDGLENFKLLLASTDPEILIATLETLSALVKINPSKLHGGGKLIGCGSVNSYLLSLAQGWGSKEEGLGLYSCVMANERTQEEGLCLFPSDVENDRDKSHCRIGSTLYFEMHGVNAQSSEENGNQNTSNLRVIHIPDLHLQKVDDLLLLQQCIEQYNVPPELRFSLLTRIRYAHAFRSPRICRLYSRICLLAFIVLVQSSDAHDELVSFFANEPEYTNELIRIVRSEEVVSGTIRTLAMLALGAQLAAYTSSHERARILSGSSISFAGANRMILLNVLQKAVLSLKTSNDPSSLAFVEALLQFYLLHVVSTSSSGSNIRGSGMVPTFLPLLEDSDPTHMHLVCYAVKTLQKLMDYSSSAVSLFKELGGVELLAQRLQIEVNRVIGLAGALDESMIIGESSRHGDDQLYSQKRLIKVSLKALGSATYAPINPTRSPQSHESSLPATLTMIFGNVDKFGGDIYFSAVTVMSEIIHKDPTCFPALHEMGLPAAFLSSVAAGILPSSKALTCVPNGLGAICLNAKGLEAVKETSALQFLVDIFTSKKYVTPMNDAIVPLANAVEELLRHVSSLRSTGVDIIIEIVNKIASLGDSCCSGSSGKLNESTAMEMDPEDKSNEGHCCLVGVVDSASEGINDEQFIQLCIFHLMVLVHRTMENSETCRLFVEKSGIEALLKLLLRPSIAQSSDGMSIALHSTMVFKGFTQNHSAPLARSFCSSLRDHLKKALAGFGVVSGTFLLDPKIAQDGRIFSSLFLVEFLLFLAASKDNRWASALLAEFGNGSKDVLEDIGRVHREVLWQISLLEDAKPEVEDDGVVSTSESQQSESSANETEEQRFNSFRQFLDPLLRRRTSGWSIESQFFDLLNIYRDLGRATNSQQRRADGTSSLRFGGSNQFLPSVSSDVAGDVSRKEFDKQRSYYTSCCDMIRSLSFHITHLFQELGKVMLLPSRRRDDILNVSPPSKSVASTFASIALDHMNFGGHVNSSGSEASVSTKCRYFGKVIDFIDGFLLDRPDSCNAVLLNCLYGHGVIQSVLTTFEATSQLLFAVNRTPASPMETDEGISKQDENGDTDHSWIYGPLSSYGKLMDHLVTSSFILTPLTKHLLAQPLTNCNVPFPRDAETFVKVLQSMVLKAVLPVWTHPQFVDCSYDFITSVISIIRHVYSGIEVKNVNSNTGARMTGPPPDETTISTIVEMGFSRSRAEEALRQVGSNSVELAMEWLCSHPEEAQEDDELARALAMSLGNAESDGREVITNEKAQQLEEEIVQLPPVEELLSTCTKLLQMKESLAFPVRDLLVMICSQNDGQYRSNVISFLVDRLKDCTSISESGNGTILSALFHVLALLLHKDEVSREVATTNGLVAVASDLLFQWCSGLGGREKDPVPMWVTTAFLAVDRLLQVDRKLNSEIVEQLKQDNVNNQQTSISIDEVKQTRLQSALGLVPKHTDINEQKRLIEIACSCIRNQLPAETMHAVLQLCSTLTRIHSIAISFLDAGGLSLLLALPTNSLFPGFDNVAAAIIRHVLEDPQTLQQAMESEIRHSFVAATNRHSNGRVTPRHFLSNLNSVISRDPVVFMQAAQSVCQVEMVGDRSFIVLLKDRDKDKYKEKEKVLEKDKAQTTDGKVALGNANSVASGNGHGKLNDMNLKSVKAHRKSPQSFVNVIELLIDSVCTFVPPLKDDVVTDVLHTPSSTDMDIDVAAIKGKGKAVATMSEENAANGDEASASLAKIVFILKLLMEILLMYASSVHILLRKDAEVSSCRGAHQRGPTGVYTGGIFHHILHKFLLFSRSLKKDKKIDGDWRHKLATRASQFLVASCVRSTEARRRVLTEINCIFNDFANSCNGFSPPGNNIPAFVDLLNDVLGARTPTGSYILAEASATFIDVGLVKSLTRTLQVLDLDHADSPKVVTGLIKALELVTKEYIYSADSNIGKDENPTKPPDLTQAPSMDNTGDVSQSMETASQSNHDSVPADNIESYNAVQTYGGSEAVTDDMEHDQDLDGGFGPANGDDYMHETSDDARGLENGIDTVGIQFEIQHHGQENLDEDDDEEMSGDDGDEVDEDEDEDDEEHNDLEEDEVHHLPHHDTDQDDHEIDDDDFDEEIMEEEEEDDEDDEDGVILRLEEGINGINVLDHIEVFGRDNSFSNETLHVMPVEVFGSRREGRTTSIYSLLGRSGDNVTPSRHPLLMAPSSVHSASPRQSENPRDMVFSDRNLESTSSRLDSIFRSLRNGRHGHRLNLWVDDNHQSGGSNAGLVPHGLEELLVSQLRRPAPDQPSDQNTMTQEPQSKGEVSQFQESEAGARPGIAVENSESSNVPPSAVVIDTSVNADARPDASESLQGTDASSAQLQSVEMQFEHNDATVRDVEAVSQASSGSGATLGESLRSLEVEIGSADGHDDGGERQASADRMPLGDPQAARTRRTNVSFGNSAPVGGRDASLHSVTEVSEGSSREADQDGPAAEQQINSDAGPGAIDPAFLDALPEELRAEVISAQQGQVAPPSNTEPQNAGDIDPEFLAALPPDIRAEVLAQQQAQRLHQSQELEGQPVEMDTVSIIATFPSELREEVLLTSSDAILANLTPALVAEAHMLRERFAHRYSRTLFGMYSRNRRGETSRRGEGIGSSLERAGGSIARRSIGAKLVEADGAPLVDTDALHAMIRLLRVVQPLYKGQLQRLFLNLCAHHETRTSMVEILMDMLMLDTRKRVNNLSAYEPSYRLYACQSNVMYSRPQSFDGVPPLVSRRILETLTYLARNHPSVAKILLQFRLPQPAIAEPENTDQERGKAVMVVGEDEMDRSEHWEGYISISLLLSLLNQPLYLRSIAHLEQLLNLLEVIINNAESKSVSEKSGASASEQPSVPESATSDVGVNRESGPISLGVATSSKDVNSSKPTTSGSHKEFDTQTVLLNLPQAELRLLCSLLAREGLSDNAYTLVAEVMKKLVANAPTHCHLFVAELAGAIQNLTTSAVDELRMFGEAVEALLSTTSSDGAAILRVLQALSSLVSLLSEKENDPQILPEKDYTAALSRVRDINVALEPLWRDLSTCISKIETYSDSVPDLPTSSKASASKPSGAVTPLPAGSQNILPYIESFFVVCEKLHPLQPGSSNEFSIAAVSEVEDAGTCTGQQKTSGHALKVDEKHVAFVKFSEKHRKLLNAFIRQNPGLLEKSFSLMLKVPRFIDFDNKRAHFRSKIKHQHDHHHSPLRISVRRAYILEDSYNQLRLRSTDDLKGRLTVHFQGEEGIDAGGLTREWYQLLSRVIFDKGALLFTTVGNESTFQPNPNSVYQTEHLSYFKFVGRVVGKALLDGQLLDVHFTRSFYKHILGVKVTYHDIEAIDPAYFKNLKWMLENDISDVPEFTFSIDADEEKLILYERTEVTDYELIPGGQNIKVTEENKHQYVDLVAEHRLTTAIRPQITAFLDGFNELIHKELISIFNDKELELLISGLPDIDLDDMRANTEYSGYSPASPVIQWFWEVVQGFSKEDKARLLQFVTGTSKVPLEGFSALQGISGSQKFQIHKAYGSPDHLPSAHTCFNQLDLPEYPSRQHLEERLLLAIHEGNEGFGFG, encoded by the exons ATGACGACCATAAGACCGAGCTTGCCGTCGCGGCTACGGCAGCTTTTGTCCGGCGAGGGTTCCCTCGTTCCCTCTGTCAAACTGGACTCCGAGACC CCTCCAAAAATCAAGTCATTTATCGATAAGGTGATCCAGTGTCCATTACAAGATATAGCAATACCTCTTTCAGGTTTTCGATGGGAGTATAATAAG GGGAACTTTCACCATTGGAGGCCGCTCTTTCTGCATTTTGATACATATTTCAAGACCTATCTTTCTTCTAGGAATGACCTCCTGTTATCTGATAAACTTTTAGAAGATGATAGTCTATTGCCAAAGCAGGCAGTTCTACAAATTTTACGAGTAATGCAAACAATTTTAGAGAATTGCCATAACAAGGGTTCATTTGATGGCTTAGAG AATTTCAAGCTCTTGCTTGCATCAACAGACCCAGAGATTCTTATAGCTACACTTGAAACTCTTTCTGCACTTGTGAAAATAAACCCCTCCAAGTTACATGGAGGTGGGAAGTTGATTGGTTGTGGCTCAGTCAACAGTTATCTCTTGTCTCTAGCCCAAGGGTGGGGAAGCAAGGAGGAGGGTTTAGGTTTGTATTCATGTGTAATGGCGAATGAGCGAACCCAAGAAGAAGGGCTTTGTTTGTTCCCATCTGATGTTGAAAATGACCGTGACAAGTCTCACTGCCGGATTGGTTCTACCCTCTATTTTGAAATGCATGGGGTTAATGCACAAAGCAGCGAGGAGAATGGAAATCAAAATACATCTAATTTGAGAGTTATACATATACCGGACCTTCATTTACAGAAGGTGGATGATCTCTTACTGTTGCAACAGTGCATTGAACAGTATAATGTACCTCCTGAGCTTCGGTTTTCATTGCTTACGAGGATTAGATATGCTCATGCCTTCCGTTCTCCCAGAATATGCAGGCTGTACAGCAGGATTTGCCTTCTTGCCTTCATTGTGCTTGTTCAGTCTAGTGATGCTCATGATGAACTTGTATCCTTTTTTGCCAATGAGCCAGAGTATACAAATGAGTTAATCAGGATTGTGCGGTCTGAGGAAGTTGTTTCTGGGACCATTAGGACGCTTGCAATGCTTGCCTTGGGGGCTCAATTAGCTGCATATACTTCATCTCATGAGCGTGCACGGATTTTGAGTGGATCTAGTATCAGTTTTGCTGGGGCTAACCGCATGATACTCCTGAATGTGCTCCAGAAGGCTGTCTTGTCACTGAAGACCTCCAATGATCCGTCATCTCTTGCCTTTGTTGAAGCACTTCTTCAATTCTATTTGCTCCATGTTGTTTCAACCTCGAGTTCCGGGAGTAATATCAGGGGGTCGGGCATGGTTCCTACATTCTTACCGCTTTTGGAGGATTCTGACCCTACCCACATGCATCTTGTTTGTTATGCTGTTAAAACTCTACAAAAGCTCATGGATTACAGTAGTTCAGCTGTTTCTCTCTTTAAAGAGTTGGGGGGAGTGGAACTTTTGGCTCAGAGACTGCAGATAGAAGTAAATAGGGTTATTGGTTTGGCCGGGGCTCTTGATGAGTCGATGATCATTGGTGAGAGCTCAAGACATGGTGATGATCAGTTGTACTCTCAGAAGAGGCTCATTAAAGTTTCATTGAAGGCACTTGGATCTGCAACATATGCTCCTATTAACCCTACCAGATCCccacaatctcatgaaagtTCTTTACCTGCAACTCTTACAATGATATTTGGCAATGTAGATAAATTTGGAGGTGACATTTATTTCTCAGCAGTGACCGTTATGAGTGAGATAATCCACAAAGACCCAACTTGTTTTCCTGCTTTGCATGAAATGGGTCTTCCAGCTGCATTTTTATCATCCGTAGCTGCTGGTATACTTCCTTCATCAAAGGCTCTTACATGTGTTCCTAATGGTCTTGGTGCTATTTGTCTCAATGCCAAAGGATTGGAGGCAGTGAAAGAAACTTCAGCATTACAGTTCCTTGTTGACATTTTCACCAGCAAGAAATATGTTACCCCAATGAATGATGCTATTGTTCCTTTGGCAAATGCTGTGGAAGAGCTTTTGCGCCATGTATCTTCTCTGAGAAGCACTGGCGTCGATATAATCATAGAAATTGTTAACAAAATTGCTTCCTTGGGGGACAGTTGCTGCTCAGGATCATCAGGGAAATTAAATGAGAGCACTGCAATGGAAATGGATCCTGAAGACAAAAGCAATGAAGGCCATTGCTGTTTGGTTGGTGTAGTTGATTCAGCTTCAGAAGGGATAAATGACGAGCAGTTTATTCAACTGTGCATCTTTCATTTGATGGTACTGGTTCATAGGACAATGGAAAACTCCGAAACATGTCGGTTGTTTGTGGAGAAGTCGGGAATTGAAGCTTTACTGAAGCTTCTTTTACGGCCAAGTATTGCGCAGTCATCTGATGGAATGTCTATTGCTTTGCATAGCACCATGGTTTTCAAGGGTTTTACTCAAAATCACTCTGCTCCACTGGCACGCTCTTTCTGTTCCTCTCTCAGAGACCATCTGAAAAAAGCCTTGGCCGGATTTGGAGTGGTTTCAGGGACCTTTTTGCTAGATCCAAAGATAGCCCAGGATGGTAGaatattttcttcacttttcctCGTTGAGTTCCTTCTGTTTCTTGCTGCCTCAAAAGACAACCGCTGGGCAAGTGCGTTGCTTGCCGAATTTGGAAATGGTAGTAAGGATGTTCTGGAAGATATTGGGCGTGTCCATCGAGAAGTTTTGTGGCAGATTTCTCTTCTTGAAGATGCCAAGCCTGAGGTGGAGGATGATGGAGTTGTTTCTACATCTGAGTCACAGCAGTCAGAATCGAGTGCAAATGAAACTGAAGAGCAAAGATTCAACTCTTTCAGGCAGTTCCTTGATCCATTACTAAGGAGGAGGACATCAGGATGGAGTATTGAATCCCAATTTTTTGACCTCTTAAACATATACCGTGATCTTGGTCGTGCCACCAATTCCCAACAAAGGCGTGCTGATGGTACTTCAAGCTTGCGATTTGGAGGCAGTAATCAATTCcttccttctgtttcttcaGATGTGGCTGGAGATGTTAGTAGAAAGGAATTTGATAAGCAGAGATCCTATTATACTTCTTGCTGTGATATGATAAGGTCACTTTCTTTTCACATTACCCATTTGTTCCAAGAGTTGGGGAAGGTAATGTTGCTTCCTTCTCGTCGCCGGGATGATATTTTGAATGTTTCTCCTCCTTCAAAATCAGTGGCTTCTACTTTTGCATCCATTGCTCTGGATCACATGAATTTTGGGGGTCATGTGAATTCATCTGGAAGTGAGGCATCCGTATCGACGAAGTGTCGGTACTTTGGTAAGGTTATTGATTTCATTGATGGCTTTCTACTGGACAGGCCAGACTCCTGTAATGCCGTTCTATTGAATTGCTTGTATGGACATGGTGTGATCCAATCAGTTTTGACAACATTTGAAGCCACCAGTCAATTGCTGTTTGCTGTCAATCGGACTCCTGCATCACCCATGGAAACCGATGAAGGGATCTCAAAGCAGGATGAAAATGGAGACACTGATCATTCATGGATTTATGGTCCTCTATCTAGCTATGGGAAACTTATGGACCACCTGGTGACCTCATCCTTTATATTAACCCCTCTTACAAAACACTTGCTTGCCCAACCTCTGACTAATTGTAATGTTCCCTTTCCCCGTGATGCTGAGACTTTTGTAAAGGTTCTTCAGTCCATGGTTCTGAAGGCAGTGCTTCCTGTTTGGACTCACCCCCAGTTTGTTGATTGCAGTTATGATTTCATTACTTCAGTTATTTCTATAATTAGGCATGTATATTCAGGGATTGAAGTGAAGAATGTCAACAGCAATACAGGTGCTCGTATGACTGGACCCCCTCCTGATGAAACTACTATATCAACAATTGTAGAGATGGGGTTTTCCAGGTCTCGTGCAGAGGAAGCTCTCAGGCAAGTTGGATCAAATAGTGTGGAGTTGGCAATGGAGTGGTTATGCTCCCATCCAGAGGAGGCTCAAGAAGATGACGAACTTGCTCGTGCACTTGCCATGTCCCTTGGGAATGCTGAATCAGATGGAAGGGAAGTGATCACAAATGAAAAGGCTCAACAGCTTGAAGAAGAGATTGTTCAACTACCTCCTGTTGAAGAGTTGTTATCTACATGTACAAAGCTGCTGCAGATGAAGGAATCTCTTGCTTTTCCAGTTCGAGACCTGCTTGTGATGATATGCTCTCAAAATGATGGACAATACAGGTCTAATGTCATCTCCTTTCTTGTTGATCGGCTGAAGGATTGTACCTCAATTTCTGAAAGTGGAAACGGTACCATTCTATCTGCTCTTTTTCATGTCCTTGCTCTACTTCTTCATAAAGATGAAGTGTCACGTGAAGTTGCCACAACAAATGGTCTGGTTGCTGTTGCCTCGGATTTGCTTTTTCAATGGTGTTCTGGATTGGGTGGAAGGGAGAAAGACCCGGTTCCTATGTGGGTAACAACTGCTTTTCTCGCTGTGGACCGGCTTTTGCAGGTAGATCGAAAATTGAACTCTGAAATTGTAGAGCAGTTGAAGCAGGACAATGTTAACAACCAGCAGACATCTATCAGCATTGACGAGGTTAAGCAAACCAGGTTGCAGTCTGCATTGGGATTAGTTCCGAAGCATACTGACATAAATGAGCAGAAAAGACTTATTGAGATTGCTTGTAGTTGTATCAGGAACCAGCTTCCTGCTGAGACGATGCATGCTGTTCTCCAACTGTGCTCAACTCTCACTAGAATTCATTCAATTGCTATTAGCTTCCTTGATGCTGGGGGACTGAGTTTACTGCTTGCTTTGCCAACTAATAGCCTCTTTCCTGGGTTTGATAATGTGGCTGCTGCTATCATCCGTCATGTTCTTGAAGATCCCCAAACTCTCCAGCAAGCAATGGAATCTGAGATAAGGCACAGCTTTGTGGCTGCCACCAATAGACACTCAAATGGAAGGGTCACTCCCCGTCATTtcctttcaaatttaaattctgTTATTTCACGGGATCCAGTGGTCTTTATGCAGGCTGCTCAGTCTGTTTGCCAAGTTGAGATGGTTGGAGACAGGTCCTTTATTGTTTTGCTGAAAGATCGTGACAAAGATAAGTACAAAGAGAAGGAGAAAGTATTGGAGAAAGATAAAGCACAGACTACCGATGGGAAAGTTGCTTTGGGTAATGCAAATTCAGTTGCTTCTGGGAATGGGCATGGAAAACTTAATGATATGAATTTAAAGAGTGTCAAAGCTCATCGAAAATCTCCTCAAAGCTTTGTAAATGTGATTGAGCTTCTTATAGATTCTGTCTGTACTTTTGTTCCTCCCTTAAAAGATGACGTGGTTACAGATGTCCTTCATACTCCATCGTCAACTGATATGGACATTGATGTCGCAGCAATTAAGGGGAAAGGAAAAGCCGTTGCCACCATGTCTGAAGAGAATGCAGCCAATGGTGATGAAGCTTCTGCATCACTTGCAAAGATTGTATTCATATTGAAGCTTTTGATGGAGATTCTTCTGATGTATGCTTCATCTGTTCACATTCTTCTTCGGAAGGATGCTGAAGTTAGTAGTTGCAGGGGTGCTCACCAAAGGGGTCCTACTGGTGTATACACTGGTGGAATATTTCATCACATTCTTCATAagtttcttctattttctcgGAGTTTAAAAAAGGACAAGAAAATAGATGGTGACTGGAGGCATAAATTAGCAACCAGGGCTAGCCAGTTTTTGGTGGCATCTTGTGTCCGTTCCACTGAGGCAAGGAGGAGGGTTTTAACAGAGATCAATTGCATATTTAATGACTTCGCCAATTCATGTAATGGTTTTAGCCCACCAGGAAACAATATACCAGCTTTTGTCGATCTGCTTAATGATGTGCTAGGTGCTCGTACACCTACTGGCTCTTACATTTTAGCAGAAGCTTCTGCCACTTTTATAGATGTTGGTCTGGTTAAGTCATTGACTCGAACTCTCCAAGTTTTGGATCTGGACCATGCCGACTCACCTAAAGTTGTTACTGGTCTAATTAAAGCTCTGGAGTTGGTAACCAAGGAATATATCTATTCTGCTGATTCTAACATAGGGAAGGATGAAAATCCAACAAAACCCCCCGATCTTACCCAAGCTCCAAGTATGGATAATACTGGTGATGTATCTCAGTCCATGGAAACAGCATCTCAGTCCAATCATGATTCTGTACCAGCTGATAACATCGAGTCCTATAATGCTGTTCAAACTTATGGTGGCTCTGAGGCTGTTACAGATGACATGGAACACGATCAAGATCTTGATGGAGGTTTTGGTCCTGCTAATGGTGATGACTATATGCATGAAACTTCTGATGATGCAAGGGGTCTTGAAAATGGCATCGATACTGTGGGAATACAGTTTGAAATACAGCATCATGGGCAAGAAAAccttgatgaagatgatgatgaggagATGTCTGGAGATGATGGGGATGAagttgatgaagatgaagatgaggatgatgaggagcATAATGATTTGGAAGAAGACGAAGTCCACCATTTGCCCCATCATGACACGGATCAAGATGATCATgagattgatgatgatgattttgatgaagaaataatggaggaagaagaagaggatgatgaggatgatgaggatggtGTAATACTAAGACTAGAGGAGGGCATAAATGGAATAAATGTTTTAGACCACATTGAGGTCTTTGGTAGAGACAATAGTTTTTCGAATGAAACTCTCCATGTGATGCCTGTTGAAGTATTTGGTTCTAGACGGGAAGGGCGCACCACATCCATCTACAGTCTTTTGGGTAGAAGTGGAGACAATGTTACCCCATCAAGGCATCCTCTTCTAATGGCACCCTCGTCAGTGCACTCAGCTTCTCCTCGGCAATCTG AGAATCCACGTGACATGGTCTTTTCAGACAGGAACTTGGAGAGCACTTCGTCACGGTTGGACTCCATTTTTCGATCCCTGAGGAATGGGCGTCATGGACACCGTTTGAACTTGTGGGTAGATGATAATCATCAAAGTGGTGGATCAAATGCAGGTTTAGTGCCACACGGCCTTGAAGAACTGCTTGTTTCTCAATTGAGACGACCAGCCCCTGATCAGCCTTCTGATCAGAACACAATGACACAGGAACCTCAAAGTAAAGGTGAAGTTAGTCAGTTTCAGGAATCGGAAGCAGGTGCAAGGCCTGGCATTGCTGTTGAGAACAGTGAAAGTAGTAATGTGCCACCTTCAGCTGTAGTAATTGATACCTCTGTCAATGCTGATGCAAGGCCTGATGCGAGTGAATCTCTACAAGGAACAGATGCATCCAGTGCACAGTTGCAATCTGTTGAAATGCAGTTTGAACACAATGATGCAACTGTACGGGATGTTGAAGCTGTGAGCCAAGCAAGCAGTGGAAGTGGGGCAACCTTGGGCGAAAGCCTTCGAAGCCTAGAAGTTGAAATTGGAAGTGCTGATGGGCATGATGATGGTGGAGAAAGGCAAGCTTCTGCAGATAGAATGCCGTTGGGTGATCCACAGGCAGCTCGCACAAGGAGGACAAATGTGTCTTTTGGGAATTCTGCACCTGTTGGTGGAAGAGATGCATCGCTTCATAGTGTAACTGAAGTTTCAGAAGGTTCTAGCCGAGAAGCCGATCAGGATGGTCCAGCAGCAGAGCAACAAATCAATAGTGATGCTGGTCCTGGAGCAATTGATCCTGCGTTCCTGGATGCTCTTCCAGAGGAGCTGCGTGCTGAAGTTATTTCAGCTCAACAGGGTCAAGTCGCGCCGCCCTCGAATACTGAACCACAAAATGCTGGAGATATTGATCCAGAATTCCTTGCAGCCCTTCCCCCTGACATCCGAGCAGAAGTTCTAGCACAGCAGCAAGCACAAAGGCTACATCAATCTCAGGAACTGGAAGGTCAACCTGTTGAGATGGATACAGTCTCAATAATTGCAACGTTTCCTTCAGAATTGCGAGAAGAG GTTCTCTTAACTTCATCTGATGCCATCCTTGCGAATCTCACGCCTGCTCTTGTTGCGGAGGCTCACATGTTGCGTGAAAGATTTGCACACCGATACAGTCGTACGCTCTTTGGTATGTACTCTAGGAATCGCAGAGGTGAAACTTCAAGAAGAGGTGAAGGTATAGGGTCCAGCCTGGAGAGAGCTGGGGGAAGCATTGCCCGTAGGTCGATTGGAGCTAAGCTAGTAGAAGCTGATGGAGCTCCTTTAGTTGACACAGATGCCCTGCATGCCATGATTAGGTTGCTTCGTGTGGTTCAG CCACTGTACAAAGGTCAGCTGCAGAGGCTTTTTCTGAATTTATGTGCTCATCATGAAACCAGAACTTCTATGGTGGAGATTCTCATGGACATGCTAATGCTCGATACAAGAAAGCGTGTCAACAACTTGAGTGCCTATGAGCCTTCTTATAGGCTTTATGCTTGCCAGAGTAATGTGATGTATTCACGTCCCCAGTCTTTTGATG GTGTTCCTCCCTTGGTGTCTCGGCGTATTCTCGAGACTCTTACTTATTTGGCTCGAAATCACCCCTCTGTGGCGAAGATTTTGCTTCAGTTTAGGTTGCCTCAGCCTGCTATAGCAGAGCCAGAGAATACTGATCAGGAACGGGGTAAAGCCGTGATGGTTGTTGGAGAGGATGAAATGGATAGGAGTGAGCATTGGGAAGGATATATATCCATTTCGTTGCTTTTGAGCCTCTTGAATCAACCCCTTTATCTAAGGAGTATAGCTCATCTTGAACAG CTTCTTAACTTATTGGAGGTCATTATTAATAATGCTGAAAGCAAGTCAGTATCTGAAAAATCTGGGGCATCTGCGTCAGAGCAACCATCTGTTCCAGAAAGTGCAACGTCAGATGTTGGGGTAAATAGAGAATCTGGTCCAATTTCTTTAGGTGTTGCTACATCATCCAAGGATGTCAATTCCTCCAAACCCACCACCTCTGGTTCGCACAAGGAATTTGATACTCAAACCGTACTGCTTAATCTGCCACAAGCTGAACTTAGACTTCTATGCTCATTGCTTGCACGAGAGGG ACTCTCAGATAATGCATATACTCTTGTGGCAGAGGTAATGAAGAAATTGGTGGCAAATGCTCCAACTCATTGTCATCTGTTTGTTGCTGAGCTAGCTGGGGCCATTCAAAATTTGACTACATCTGCTGTAGATGAGTTGCGCATGTTTGGTGAAGCTGTGGAAGCCCTCCTCAGTACAACATCTTCTGACGGAGCTGCAATCTTGAGGGTTCTGCAGGCATTAAGCTCCCTTGTTTCCTTGCTGAGTGAGAAAGAGAATGATCCACAAATTCTTCCTGAAAAGGATTATACAGCTGCTCTTTCACGGGTGCGGGACATAAATGTGGCTTTGGAGCCTTTGTGGCGGGATCTGAGCACTTGCATTAGCAAAATAGAGACTTATTCAGACTCAGTACCCGATTTGCCGACTTCATCTAAAGCATCCGCCTCTAAACCCTCTGGTGCAGTGACTCCACTCCCTGCAGGCTCTCAGAACATCTTACCATATATAGAATCTTTCTTTGTGGTGTGTGAGAAGTTACATCCCTTGCAGCCCGGGTCTAGTAATGAATTTAGCATTGCTGCAGTTTCAGAGGTTGAAGATGCCGGCACTTGTACTGGTCAGCAGAAAACCTCAGGGCATGCTTTGAAAGTTGATGAAAAACATGTTGCATTTGTGAAGTTCTCAGAGAAGCATAGGAAGCTGCTCAATGCTTTCATCCGACAAAACCCTGGATTGCTTGAGAAGTCCTTCTCACTCATGCTGAAGGTGCCTAGATTTATTGACTTCGACAATAAGCGTGCTCACTTCAGATCAAAAATAAAGCATCAACATGACCATCATCACAGTCCTTTAAGAATTTCTGTAAGAAGAGCTTACATTCTGGAGGATTCTTATAATCAGTTGCGATTGAGATCCACTGACGATTTGAAAGGGAGGTTGACAGTTCACTTTCAAGGAGAGGAAGGCATTGATGCAGGTGGACTTACAAGGGAGTGGTATCAATTGCTGTCCAGGGTTATTTTTGACAAGGGAGCACTACTTTTTACGACTGTGGGCAATGAATCAACATTTCAGCCAAATCCCAACTCTGTTTATCAGACAGAACatctttcatatttcaaatttgttGGGCGAGTG GTTGGGAAAGCACTTCTTGATGGACAACTTTTGGATGTCCATTTCACCCGATCTTTCTACAAGCATATATTGGGGGTAAAAGTTACCTATCATGACATTGAAGCCATTGATCCTGCTTACTTCAAAAACCTTAAGTGGATGCTTGAG AATGACATAAGCGATGTTCCGGAATTTACATTTAGCATTGATGCTGATGAGGAGAAGCTGATATTGTATGAGAGGACAGAA GTGACCGACTATGAACTAATTCCTGGTGGACAAAATATTAAAGTTACCGAGGAGAATAAGCACCAATATGTTGATCTAGTTGCTGAACATCGGTTAACAACTGCCATTCGTCCTCAAATAACTGCCTTTTTGGACGGATTTAATGAATTAATTCATAAGGAATTAATTTCTATCTTCAATGACAAGGAACTTGAATTACTTATTAGTGGGCTTCCTGATATTGATT TGGATGATATGAGGGCAAACACTGAGTATTCTGGGTACAGTCCTGCATCTCCTGTTATTCAGTGGTTTTGGGAAGTTGTTCAGGGTTTCAGCAAGGAGGATAAGGCTCGTCTCTTGCAGTTTGTGACTGGCACCTCTAAG GTGCCTTTAGAAGGGTTCAGTGCACTTCAAGGAATTTCAGGCTCACAAAAGTTTCAGATACACAAGGCTTATGGCAGCCCTGATCACTTGCCTTCTGCTCATACTTG TTTCAACCAGCTGGACCTACCGGAGTATCCTTCTAGACAACACTTGGAGGAGAGGCTATTGCTTGCGATTCATGAAGGCAATGAAGGGTTTGGATTTGGTTAA